A portion of the Leptospira kanakyensis genome contains these proteins:
- the atpA gene encoding F0F1 ATP synthase subunit alpha, which produces MKIKTDEVTSVLKQEIKNFKKDLQVEEVGTVLEVGDGIARVYGLTNVMSGELVEFQNGVRGQAFNLEENSVGVVIFGDYIKIEEGFSVKRVGKIFEVPVGPELLGRVLNPLGEVIDGKGPLNAKKSRPVESPAPGIAMRKSVHEPMQTGIKAIDAMIPIGRGQRELIIGDRGTGKTSIAIDTIINQKGKGVICVYVAIGQKASTVASTIEMLREKGALEYTIIVSANASEPAPMLYIAPYSGATMAEYFMYEEGKATLVVYDDLSKQAVAYRQMSLLLRRPPGREAYPGDVFYLHSRLLERAAKLDDKFGGGSMTALPIIETQEGEVSAYIPTNVISITDGQIYLQSNLFASGLRPAVDVGISVSRVGSAAQIKAMKKVAGTLKSDLAQFRDLEAFAQLGTELDPVTQAQLDRGYRVLEILKQPNNSPSPVEEQVISIFAVTKGFMDAVPTAKVREFEAFLLKTMREQHSEILEEIRTAKEVKQEAALQKTIKSIVEHFLAKNN; this is translated from the coding sequence ATGAAAATTAAAACAGACGAAGTAACGTCGGTACTAAAACAAGAAATTAAAAACTTCAAAAAAGACCTTCAAGTTGAAGAAGTCGGAACAGTTCTCGAAGTAGGGGACGGGATTGCGAGAGTTTACGGACTCACTAACGTAATGTCTGGAGAGCTTGTTGAATTCCAAAACGGTGTTCGAGGACAAGCCTTCAACTTAGAAGAAAACTCCGTTGGGGTTGTAATCTTCGGTGATTATATTAAAATTGAAGAAGGTTTTTCCGTTAAACGTGTAGGAAAGATCTTCGAAGTTCCAGTAGGACCAGAACTTCTCGGTCGAGTTCTTAACCCACTCGGGGAAGTGATCGACGGAAAAGGACCACTGAACGCTAAAAAATCAAGACCTGTTGAGTCTCCAGCTCCAGGGATTGCGATGAGAAAATCAGTTCATGAACCAATGCAAACTGGTATCAAAGCAATCGATGCAATGATCCCAATTGGACGTGGACAAAGAGAGCTCATCATCGGTGACCGCGGAACAGGAAAAACTTCCATCGCGATCGACACCATCATCAACCAAAAAGGTAAAGGTGTGATCTGCGTTTATGTAGCGATTGGACAAAAAGCATCTACTGTTGCTTCCACCATCGAAATGTTACGCGAAAAAGGTGCTCTTGAGTATACGATCATCGTATCTGCAAACGCATCAGAACCTGCTCCCATGTTATACATTGCACCTTACTCTGGTGCGACTATGGCTGAATACTTTATGTATGAAGAAGGAAAAGCAACACTCGTTGTGTATGATGACCTTTCGAAACAAGCCGTAGCTTACAGACAAATGTCACTCTTACTTCGCCGCCCACCAGGTCGTGAAGCATATCCTGGGGACGTATTCTACCTTCACTCTCGCCTCCTTGAAAGAGCAGCAAAACTTGATGATAAATTCGGTGGTGGGTCTATGACAGCACTTCCAATCATTGAAACGCAAGAAGGGGAAGTATCTGCTTACATTCCTACAAACGTAATCTCCATCACTGATGGTCAGATTTACCTTCAGTCCAACCTATTTGCATCGGGCCTTCGCCCTGCGGTGGACGTGGGGATTTCTGTATCACGGGTTGGATCAGCGGCACAAATCAAAGCGATGAAAAAAGTAGCAGGAACTCTCAAGTCAGATTTGGCTCAGTTCCGTGACTTGGAAGCGTTTGCACAGTTAGGAACAGAACTTGACCCAGTAACTCAAGCTCAGCTTGATCGTGGTTACCGAGTTCTTGAAATTCTAAAACAACCAAACAACTCACCATCTCCAGTAGAAGAACAAGTGATTTCCATCTTCGCTGTAACAAAAGGATTTATGGATGCTGTTCCTACTGCAAAAGTAAGAGAATTTGAAGCTTTCCTTTTGAAAACGATGAGAGAACAACACTCTGAAATTTTGGAAGAAATTAGAACTGCCAAAGAAGTAAAACAAGAAGCAGCTCTGCAAAAAACAATCAAATCGAT
- the atpH gene encoding ATP synthase F1 subunit delta — MSLNQISKVYATALLELAQEANSLESTEEELSALVDVFFSDDSIRHYFLSPLVDPSEKERTAEKSVQGKASEIVANFITLVVRKNRFLFLKDILEDYRTGVDRLKNRSSLRIVSKDSLGKEAVDRITKSISSKFERELRVTEQTDPTLIGGFKIFIDDFLIDASIRAKLAGTREALLQKKIPVGAFE, encoded by the coding sequence ATGAGTCTGAACCAAATTTCAAAGGTTTACGCAACGGCACTTTTGGAGTTAGCTCAGGAAGCTAACTCACTTGAGTCAACAGAAGAGGAACTGTCAGCTTTGGTTGATGTTTTCTTTTCCGATGACTCAATCCGCCATTATTTCCTTTCTCCATTAGTTGATCCTTCTGAGAAAGAACGAACTGCTGAAAAGTCAGTTCAAGGGAAGGCATCGGAAATCGTTGCCAACTTCATTACACTTGTGGTTCGTAAGAATCGATTTCTATTCCTCAAGGATATTTTGGAAGATTATAGAACAGGAGTGGATCGACTTAAAAATCGTAGTTCTCTTCGCATTGTTTCCAAAGATTCTCTTGGCAAAGAAGCCGTAGATCGAATCACCAAGTCTATCTCTTCCAAGTTCGAACGCGAATTACGTGTTACAGAACAAACGGATCCAACCCTTATTGGTGGATTCAAAATCTTTATAGACGACTTTTTAATCGATGCCTCGATCCGTGCAAAACTTGCCGGAACTCGCGAGGCTCTCCTCCAAAAGAAAATCCCAGTCGGAGCATTTGAATGA
- a CDS encoding F0F1 ATP synthase subunit B, giving the protein MVILAASGFNLLKVNPGLVIWTLVTFSVVVFVLKKFAWDKILHALEERASGIQGDINKAETLRVEAEKSLKEYKDQLFKATEEAHKIVDEAKKDAVALRTKLTEEAHNEVKGIKDSAIREIDLAKSRALSEVQNQIVEMSVLIASEILEKQLKKEDYASFVEKEIAKLDKLKIK; this is encoded by the coding sequence TTGGTTATCCTTGCGGCTTCCGGCTTCAATTTGCTGAAAGTCAATCCGGGTCTGGTCATCTGGACCCTGGTCACTTTCTCAGTTGTTGTCTTCGTTCTTAAAAAATTTGCATGGGACAAGATCCTTCATGCTCTCGAAGAACGTGCTTCCGGCATCCAAGGCGATATCAACAAAGCAGAAACCCTTCGAGTAGAAGCAGAAAAGTCTTTAAAAGAATACAAAGACCAACTCTTCAAAGCGACGGAAGAAGCTCATAAAATTGTAGATGAAGCTAAAAAAGATGCAGTTGCTCTCCGCACAAAATTGACGGAAGAAGCACACAACGAAGTGAAAGGCATTAAAGACAGCGCAATTCGCGAAATTGATTTAGCGAAAAGCAGAGCTTTATCTGAAGTGCAAAACCAAATTGTGGAAATGTCCGTTCTCATCGCGAGTGAGATCTTGGAGAAACAATTGAAGAAGGAAGACTATGCTTCCTTTGTCGAAAAAGAGATCGCAAAACTCGATAAACTTAAAATAAAATGA
- the atpE gene encoding ATP synthase F0 subunit C codes for MEFGLGYIAVGLAAGLALLGAGIGIGRIGGSVAESISRQPEAAGKIQLVLYVAAGMIEGAALFAVVIALLIALKLNGSIDKTIGAGATKVEQGQ; via the coding sequence ATGGAATTCGGTTTAGGATACATCGCAGTAGGACTCGCAGCAGGACTTGCATTACTTGGTGCAGGAATCGGTATTGGTAGAATTGGTGGATCAGTGGCAGAAAGCATTAGCCGCCAACCAGAAGCAGCGGGAAAGATCCAACTCGTTCTTTACGTAGCAGCAGGTATGATTGAAGGTGCAGCACTTTTCGCAGTGGTAATCGCTCTTCTTATCGCGCTCAAACTCAATGGCTCAATTGACAAAACAATTGGTGCTGGTGCCACTAAAGTAGAACAAGGACAATAG
- the atpB gene encoding F0F1 ATP synthase subunit A, whose translation MYLRAISVENKSKYRFFLSFLLVFSLSFTNVFANDSEGHGSEEGFDFSEVMAHHLGDAPIFPLNFGGTIVTEGQPGFDAENHDVFVNHDGVKYHYVGGLDLHITKRVTMMWIACFFLFLVFIPAANLISKNPKKVHNKFTSGVEAFVSYLKENVVDASLDHHGHSYYHYIFSLFFFILFCNLFGLIPSIGELTVAASDALVAVGAVDHTPHSLHTFGEIWSGITPTGDISVTLSLASITLLTIYGTAFSYQGISFVAHAVPKGVPLPLWPLMWALEFIVTHIARSFALTMRLLANMTAGHVMILALLGFIFMSESWLIAPVSVLSSVLIYFLELLVAFLQAFIFSLLTTVFIGTVMHRH comes from the coding sequence TTGTATTTGCGAGCTATTTCAGTGGAAAATAAGTCTAAATATCGGTTTTTTTTATCATTTTTATTAGTTTTTTCCCTTAGTTTTACGAATGTTTTTGCAAACGATTCGGAAGGGCACGGCTCTGAAGAGGGCTTCGATTTCAGTGAAGTCATGGCACACCACTTGGGTGATGCTCCTATCTTCCCTCTCAACTTTGGTGGTACGATTGTTACAGAAGGACAACCTGGTTTTGATGCCGAAAACCACGATGTTTTCGTGAACCATGACGGCGTAAAATACCATTATGTAGGTGGACTTGACCTCCACATTACAAAACGAGTGACCATGATGTGGATTGCTTGTTTCTTTTTGTTCCTCGTTTTTATCCCTGCAGCCAATTTGATTTCAAAAAACCCTAAAAAAGTTCATAACAAATTCACATCGGGTGTAGAGGCTTTTGTTAGTTACTTAAAAGAAAATGTTGTGGATGCATCTCTTGACCACCACGGCCATTCTTACTACCATTACATCTTTTCTTTGTTTTTCTTTATCCTTTTCTGTAACTTGTTTGGCCTCATTCCATCAATCGGGGAATTAACAGTTGCCGCATCTGATGCACTTGTTGCAGTCGGGGCAGTGGATCACACTCCGCATTCTCTCCATACTTTCGGAGAAATTTGGTCAGGGATCACACCTACTGGTGACATCAGTGTCACACTCTCTCTCGCATCCATTACACTACTGACAATCTACGGAACAGCTTTCTCCTACCAAGGGATTTCCTTCGTAGCACATGCCGTTCCTAAGGGAGTGCCGCTCCCACTTTGGCCGCTGATGTGGGCCTTAGAGTTTATTGTAACTCATATTGCTCGTTCTTTTGCATTAACCATGAGGTTACTTGCCAACATGACTGCGGGACACGTAATGATCCTTGCGTTACTTGGGTTTATTTTTATGAGCGAAAGTTGGCTCATCGCACCTGTATCTGTTCTCAGTTCGGTGCTCATTTACTTTTTAGAACTACTTGTAGCCTTTTTACAAGCGTTCATTTTCTCACTGCTCACAACCGTGTTCATCGGAACTGTGATGCATAGACATTAA
- a CDS encoding MarR family winged helix-turn-helix transcriptional regulator, with the protein MHRLMKIYRPLLAAVGLTYPQYLVMLVLWEEEEATVSGLGERLQLDSGTLTPLLKRLEQSGFVERTRSLDDERVVVVSLTKNGKHLREKAKAIPEQIFCLSGIEENQAIQLKAILDELGQT; encoded by the coding sequence ATGCATCGTTTGATGAAGATCTATCGCCCGTTACTTGCCGCGGTGGGCCTGACATATCCACAATACCTTGTTATGTTGGTGCTTTGGGAAGAGGAAGAAGCTACAGTCAGTGGACTCGGAGAACGTCTACAGTTGGACTCTGGAACATTAACTCCCTTGTTAAAGAGATTAGAACAAAGTGGGTTTGTCGAGCGAACGAGAAGTCTGGATGATGAGCGAGTTGTGGTTGTGTCTCTCACAAAGAATGGTAAACATTTACGCGAAAAGGCAAAAGCCATACCAGAACAAATTTTTTGTTTGTCTGGGATTGAAGAGAACCAAGCAATCCAATTAAAAGCAATTTTGGACGAACTTGGTCAAACTTGA
- a CDS encoding glutathione peroxidase, which produces MSDEFYKIKVKRGSEEVPLEQFKDKVLLIVNTASECGFTPQYKGLQETYDRWKGKGLEVLAFPCNQFGEQEPGTDAEIKLFCERTFLTTFPIFSKLEVNGPNTDPLYKHLKKQAPGIFGSLDIKWNFTKFLIDKNGNVVKRYAPITKPEAIEKDIEKLVQA; this is translated from the coding sequence ATGTCAGATGAATTTTACAAAATTAAAGTAAAACGAGGTTCCGAGGAAGTTCCTCTGGAGCAGTTTAAAGACAAAGTCTTACTCATAGTTAACACAGCTAGCGAATGCGGCTTTACTCCACAATACAAAGGTCTCCAAGAAACGTATGACCGTTGGAAAGGAAAAGGTTTGGAAGTTTTGGCATTTCCATGCAATCAATTTGGGGAACAAGAACCTGGAACGGACGCAGAAATAAAATTATTTTGCGAAAGAACATTCTTAACAACTTTTCCTATCTTTTCTAAATTAGAAGTGAATGGACCAAATACGGATCCACTTTACAAACATTTAAAAAAACAAGCTCCTGGGATTTTCGGTTCCCTTGACATCAAGTGGAATTTCACAAAATTTTTAATCGATAAAAATGGAAACGTTGTGAAACGATATGCCCCCATTACAAAACCAGAAGCGATCGAAAAGGATATCGAAAAACTTGTCCAAGCTTAA
- a CDS encoding ammonium transporter, giving the protein MNIQLVLRPLLVCALFLLPGFLAAEGELPSSPTIDKSDTTWMLVSSAFVFFMIPGLALFYGGIVRSKNVLSTMMHSFVAIIVMTLQWTIFGYSFAFSGENPYIGNFDLAFLNGINLDSVKGTIPTYVHFLFQGMFAIITPALISGAIAERIKLSAYVVFILVWSTLVYDPVAHWVWADSGWLLKMNALDFAGGTVVHLISGIAGLAAAIVIGKRKGDAGLLTHPNNMTYTLLGSGLLWFGWFGFNAGSGLSVNGLAARAFLVTLIAPAAAGASWLLIEWLHTKKATALGAASGIVAGLVVITPASGYVGVQGAMIMGFLVSPICYMAILLKGKLGYDDTLDAFGIHGAGGAFGAILTGIFALELAEGMTLGNQLTAQAISVVATAVYSFVVSYILALVIEKTIGFRIEEDKEITGLDQEIHGEKGYDIR; this is encoded by the coding sequence ATGAATATACAATTGGTCTTACGGCCTTTGTTGGTATGTGCACTTTTCCTTTTGCCTGGATTTTTGGCAGCCGAAGGAGAACTACCATCCTCCCCTACCATCGATAAATCCGATACAACTTGGATGTTAGTATCTTCCGCATTTGTGTTTTTTATGATTCCGGGACTTGCCTTGTTCTACGGTGGTATCGTTCGTTCCAAAAATGTTCTATCAACAATGATGCATAGTTTTGTTGCGATCATCGTGATGACTTTGCAATGGACTATTTTTGGATATAGTTTTGCTTTTTCAGGGGAGAATCCTTATATCGGGAATTTTGATTTAGCATTCCTGAATGGGATAAATCTCGATTCCGTAAAGGGTACGATTCCAACTTATGTGCATTTTTTATTCCAAGGAATGTTTGCAATCATCACACCCGCACTCATCTCTGGGGCAATCGCAGAAAGAATCAAACTCTCCGCTTACGTTGTTTTCATTCTCGTCTGGTCAACGTTAGTTTATGATCCAGTAGCACATTGGGTATGGGCCGATTCAGGTTGGTTATTAAAAATGAATGCTCTTGATTTTGCAGGAGGAACAGTCGTTCATTTGATTTCAGGGATTGCAGGTCTTGCCGCTGCCATTGTCATTGGTAAACGGAAAGGTGACGCCGGTTTACTAACTCATCCGAATAACATGACCTATACGCTACTTGGATCAGGACTTTTATGGTTTGGATGGTTTGGTTTCAACGCCGGTTCTGGACTTTCTGTGAATGGTCTTGCCGCTAGAGCCTTTTTAGTGACACTGATTGCACCAGCAGCAGCCGGAGCTAGTTGGTTACTCATTGAATGGCTACATACAAAAAAGGCGACTGCACTTGGTGCGGCTTCAGGAATTGTAGCGGGTTTAGTCGTCATTACACCTGCTTCTGGTTATGTGGGTGTACAGGGGGCAATGATTATGGGATTTTTAGTATCTCCTATATGTTATATGGCGATTTTACTAAAGGGCAAACTTGGATATGATGACACTCTCGATGCATTTGGAATCCACGGTGCAGGTGGAGCCTTTGGTGCCATTCTTACAGGGATCTTTGCTTTAGAACTCGCAGAAGGAATGACTTTAGGAAATCAATTGACTGCTCAAGCGATCAGTGTTGTTGCTACTGCTGTTTATTCTTTTGTAGTTTCCTATATACTTGCACTTGTGATCGAAAAAACAATCGGCTTTAGAATCGAAGAAGATAAAGAAATCACCGGACTCGACCAAGAGATCCACGGTGAAAAAGGATATGATATCAGGTAA
- a CDS encoding P-II family nitrogen regulator, with the protein MKLVIAIIQPHKLEEVKNELTKNEIYRLTVSDVQGYGQQKGKTEVFRGHEYQVNLLRKVRLEIAVNDEFVKPTVDAILKAAKTGPEGKIGDGKIFVMPLEEVIRIRSGERGSKAI; encoded by the coding sequence ATGAAATTAGTCATCGCAATCATCCAACCACATAAGTTAGAAGAAGTAAAAAACGAACTTACCAAAAACGAAATCTATCGTTTAACAGTCAGTGACGTTCAGGGTTATGGCCAACAAAAGGGAAAAACCGAAGTATTCCGTGGACATGAATACCAAGTAAACCTTCTTAGAAAGGTAAGATTAGAAATCGCAGTGAATGATGAGTTTGTTAAACCAACCGTGGATGCCATTTTGAAAGCTGCAAAAACGGGGCCTGAAGGTAAAATCGGAGATGGAAAAATTTTCGTGATGCCATTAGAAGAGGTGATTCGCATTCGTAGCGGAGAACGAGGAAGTAAAGCCATTTAA
- a CDS encoding thiamine pyrophosphate-binding protein, translating into MREEITVSQYIIHFLESKGITWIPGVPGGTILPLYESLAESKIEHVLARHEQGAGFIAQGRARSTGEVSAVFVSSGPGVANLITAVADAQRDSVPLLIFSGQVPLGLMGTDAFQELPTAEIVSSLVKKVYLIEKPNQIIETLEEAYGLCGQGKMGPVWIDLPKDIQTQTITLPNEKNDIGSLPKSDNSELFPEEDDLSFERINSFLQEFKSLLEESRFPLLYVGGGAKREYLRLRELVSRFQIPVVTTLMGLGIFEKEDPMNLGMMGMHGTVTANEALGVCDLLIAIGVRFDDRATGNIQKFCNDAKIIHIDIDAREIGKNKPVTLSLQRDLSEVIPFLLEEDFCIQNEKALQLIETWKQIPEEHPMKSILLDFVSVMPLGEHFVLTDVGQHQMWVAQYFPFLNPMSWITSGGQGTMGFGLPTAIGVALSHKDAHVFCFSGDGSIMMNLQELSTLKEQNLNVKIILINNEHLGLVKQQQDLFYGSLYSGSKFHFHPDFSLLCQSFGIGYFEWDWKLGVSDLEKVLQTKGPAMIEVRVPSNWGVYPFVPGGKSNQEYILEKIVT; encoded by the coding sequence ATGCGGGAAGAAATCACTGTAAGTCAATACATCATACATTTTTTAGAATCAAAGGGAATTACATGGATTCCGGGTGTTCCTGGTGGAACTATATTACCATTATACGAAAGTTTGGCGGAGTCAAAGATAGAACATGTTTTGGCAAGGCATGAACAAGGCGCCGGCTTCATTGCTCAAGGAAGGGCAAGGAGCACAGGTGAGGTGAGTGCTGTGTTTGTTTCCTCTGGGCCTGGTGTTGCCAATCTCATCACGGCCGTTGCCGATGCTCAAAGAGATTCGGTTCCTTTACTTATTTTTTCAGGACAAGTTCCATTGGGCTTAATGGGAACAGATGCATTTCAGGAATTACCAACAGCGGAGATTGTTTCATCACTTGTTAAAAAAGTTTATTTGATCGAAAAACCAAATCAAATCATAGAAACATTAGAGGAAGCATACGGGTTATGTGGCCAAGGAAAAATGGGTCCAGTATGGATTGATTTACCAAAAGATATCCAAACACAAACCATTACTTTACCTAATGAAAAAAATGATATTGGTTCATTGCCTAAATCAGATAACAGTGAACTTTTTCCAGAGGAAGATGATTTATCCTTTGAAAGGATAAATTCGTTTTTACAAGAATTCAAATCCTTATTAGAAGAATCTCGTTTCCCCTTACTTTATGTAGGTGGTGGTGCTAAAAGAGAATATTTACGTTTAAGAGAGTTGGTTTCGCGTTTTCAAATTCCAGTGGTAACAACACTTATGGGACTTGGGATTTTTGAAAAAGAAGATCCTATGAACTTAGGAATGATGGGAATGCACGGAACGGTTACCGCAAATGAAGCACTTGGTGTTTGTGATCTTTTGATTGCGATCGGAGTTCGTTTCGATGATCGAGCTACTGGCAATATCCAAAAGTTTTGTAATGACGCAAAGATCATTCACATTGATATTGATGCACGAGAAATTGGTAAAAATAAACCTGTGACTTTGAGTTTGCAAAGAGATCTTTCTGAAGTGATTCCATTTTTATTGGAAGAAGATTTTTGTATTCAAAATGAAAAGGCCTTACAATTAATCGAAACTTGGAAACAGATCCCGGAAGAACATCCAATGAAATCGATTCTTTTGGATTTTGTTTCTGTGATGCCACTTGGTGAACATTTTGTACTTACGGATGTGGGCCAACACCAGATGTGGGTGGCACAGTATTTTCCCTTTTTAAATCCTATGTCCTGGATCACTTCCGGTGGACAAGGAACCATGGGGTTTGGTCTTCCTACAGCAATTGGTGTGGCTTTAAGTCATAAAGATGCTCATGTATTTTGTTTTTCTGGCGACGGTTCGATTATGATGAACTTACAAGAGTTGTCTACTTTAAAGGAACAGAACCTAAATGTAAAAATTATCTTAATCAATAATGAACATTTGGGACTCGTCAAACAACAACAAGATTTGTTTTACGGAAGTCTGTATTCTGGATCGAAATTCCATTTTCATCCCGACTTTTCTTTGTTATGCCAATCTTTTGGAATTGGATACTTTGAATGGGATTGGAAATTAGGAGTGAGTGATTTAGAGAAAGTTCTACAAACAAAAGGGCCGGCTATGATTGAAGTGAGGGTTCCATCTAATTGGGGAGTTTATCCATTTGTTCCTGGTGGAAAATCCAACCAAGAATACATTCTAGAAAAAATTGTAACTTAA
- a CDS encoding AtpZ/AtpI family protein, with product MVVFSSKMTNESEKPSAKKPEKSPMAMAGAGFEFVSSIALFVVGGYYLDEYLKTEPLWLLIGFFLGFVLAFYSLIKRAKENE from the coding sequence TTGGTCGTATTCTCCAGTAAGATGACAAATGAATCAGAAAAACCATCGGCCAAAAAACCAGAGAAGTCACCTATGGCAATGGCTGGTGCTGGTTTTGAATTTGTATCTTCCATCGCGCTTTTTGTGGTGGGTGGATACTACCTCGACGAATATTTAAAAACAGAACCACTTTGGCTTCTCATTGGATTTTTTCTGGGTTTTGTTTTGGCTTTTTATTCTCTGATCAAACGAGCCAAAGAAAACGAATAG
- the lepB gene encoding signal peptidase I, with protein MGIFSSIFQSKPKQDSKEPPKEGAAASGISFGIIVVLVFAFKSSILDANNIPSGSMIPTLKIGDFLFVNKMRYSFRMPFTEKELFRIDDPKRGDIVTFIPPATALAQEESRTGIFAKRFVKRVVGLPGDTIRITRKYIDTKDRGRVHFALIEYKEKGSEEFQSYQPKEVPIGKELSDLDNLEATQRALFQEVKPGFEHFILEGFEDDRRAHIFEYCVFLHGCVIPEGQYMVMGDNRDDSHDSRAWGFVKREDILGKALIIYFSIDWKDSTCEYKDGQELAEKGPEIAERYEGDALDRRCHYTEVFSSHNSRYRDDESRLSWIERTIRYRLWRLSVRWERIGRILQ; from the coding sequence ATGGGAATATTCTCCTCCATCTTCCAATCCAAACCAAAACAAGATTCTAAAGAACCACCAAAAGAAGGAGCTGCCGCTTCTGGAATTTCCTTCGGAATCATTGTGGTGCTTGTATTTGCTTTCAAATCATCTATATTAGATGCTAATAATATTCCTTCAGGATCGATGATCCCCACACTCAAAATCGGGGACTTTTTATTTGTTAATAAAATGCGTTACTCTTTCCGTATGCCATTTACAGAAAAGGAACTCTTCCGGATTGATGATCCAAAACGTGGAGACATTGTTACTTTTATCCCACCGGCAACGGCTCTTGCTCAAGAAGAATCACGGACTGGAATTTTTGCTAAACGATTTGTAAAACGTGTTGTAGGCCTTCCTGGAGATACAATCCGAATCACTCGCAAATATATCGATACCAAAGACAGGGGACGTGTACACTTTGCACTGATCGAATATAAAGAAAAAGGTTCAGAAGAGTTTCAGTCTTACCAACCCAAAGAAGTTCCGATTGGAAAAGAACTTTCTGATTTGGATAATTTAGAAGCTACGCAAAGAGCTCTCTTTCAGGAAGTCAAACCAGGGTTTGAACATTTTATTCTGGAAGGTTTTGAAGATGATCGTCGTGCTCATATCTTTGAATATTGTGTCTTCTTACATGGTTGTGTGATTCCAGAAGGTCAGTATATGGTAATGGGTGACAACCGAGATGACTCTCACGATTCACGTGCTTGGGGATTTGTAAAACGAGAAGATATTTTAGGAAAGGCGCTAATTATTTATTTTTCCATTGATTGGAAAGACTCCACTTGTGAATACAAAGATGGCCAAGAGCTTGCAGAAAAAGGGCCCGAGATTGCAGAACGTTATGAAGGTGATGCTCTTGATAGACGTTGTCACTACACAGAAGTATTTTCTTCACATAATTCTCGCTATAGAGACGATGAGTCTAGATTAAGTTGGATTGAAAGAACTATCCGTTATCGTTTGTGGAGACTGAGTGTTAGATGGGAGCGAATTGGTCGTATTCTCCAGTAA
- a CDS encoding aldolase, whose protein sequence is METSIHVLRKTLLEMKENYSFVCIKTGTETEDMGEEEISLLKTITAGILPLYVKIGGPEARNDIRICQRIGVSGISAPMVESEYALKNFIQTMKNLLTPAEYESYNKSINMETITGYRNLMDIFDSVPFQSLEQVTAARSDLSASMDKKPDDKEVTRISKKIISEAKSRGKKTSVGGTITKTNFELIANEIEPDFINSRHVMVDTKKAKSIGTTDVAECMLLFEMDLFEFFSKTFPEKGYYYRNRVEINRERIGERKVLYFIR, encoded by the coding sequence ATGGAAACATCAATCCACGTTTTACGAAAAACCTTACTGGAGATGAAAGAAAACTACTCTTTTGTCTGCATCAAAACAGGTACGGAAACCGAGGACATGGGAGAAGAAGAAATCTCCCTCCTAAAAACGATCACAGCCGGAATTTTGCCCCTCTACGTCAAAATCGGTGGCCCGGAAGCCAGAAACGATATCCGAATCTGCCAAAGGATCGGCGTTTCTGGAATTTCTGCACCCATGGTGGAGTCAGAATACGCATTAAAAAACTTCATCCAAACCATGAAGAATCTCCTGACACCTGCTGAATACGAATCCTATAATAAATCGATTAATATGGAAACCATCACCGGTTACAGAAACTTAATGGATATTTTTGATTCAGTTCCGTTCCAAAGTTTAGAACAAGTAACAGCTGCTAGATCAGACTTAAGTGCTTCTATGGATAAAAAACCTGATGACAAAGAAGTCACAAGGATTTCCAAAAAGATCATTTCAGAAGCAAAAAGTAGAGGGAAAAAAACATCTGTTGGTGGAACCATCACCAAAACAAATTTTGAACTCATTGCCAATGAAATAGAACCTGACTTTATCAACTCTCGCCATGTAATGGTGGATACAAAAAAAGCAAAGTCGATTGGAACAACTGATGTTGCCGAATGTATGTTGTTATTCGAAATGGATTTATTTGAATTTTTCTCTAAAACATTTCCAGAAAAAGGTTATTATTATCGTAACCGAGTGGAAATCAACAGAGAACGGATCGGCGAAAGAAAGGTATTGTACTTTATTCGTTAA